TCTTCGACCACCATCAGCCGGTCCCGGGGCGCAAGGGCCGGTCCCTCGATCCGGCGCGCAAGGCCGTGGTCCTTGACCTCCTTGCGCACGAAGAACGCCTTGACCTCTGCGCCGCCCGCGAGCGCGGCGCATGCGATCGGGTCGGCTCCCATGGTCATGCCGCCGACGGCCGTGGCTCGCCAGACGCGTGCCTGATCCGCGACGAGCGCCGCCAGCGCGAAAAATCCCTCCGGCCTCAGAATCGCCCGTTTGGCGTCCACCAGGTATTCCGCAGTTCGCCCACTGGTAAGGACTACCTTGCCGATCACCAAGGCGTGCTCGCGCAGCTGATCTACCAGCGCCGCGCGCGCAGCGTCCACCGACTCGGCGTGCGTCATTTCCACGCTCCTACGCCCCCGCCGGCGCGGGTCGGCGCACCGAGAGCGGGCCCGTGACCGCTCCGATCACCAGCAGCGAGCCGGCGATGAGCGCGAAGACGTCGCCCGCTTGCCAGTGCAGCTCGTTGATCCCGAGCGCTAGCGAATTGTTGACCGAGTGCAACGCGATGCAGGGGTAGAGAGATCGGGTCCGCCAGCGCACCAGGCAAAGCATGAACCCCAGGAATCCAAGCGGCACAAGGTACTGGGCGGGCGCAGAGCCGATGTGGGCGAGGGCGAACACTATTGCCGTCACAACGGCCGCGAGCAGGGTGCCCACATCGCGGCCTGCCAACGTGATCCGCCACCGCCGCAGCGCGCCGAAGAAGAACCCCCGGAAGAAGGTTTCCTCGGCGATCGGGGCGATCACGCACACGAACACCGCCGCTCCGACGAGCGCCGCCGTGCTCTTGCCGACGCCGAGCTCGCTCGGCAGCTTCTCGGTCCC
This portion of the Chloroflexota bacterium genome encodes:
- a CDS encoding type II CAAX endopeptidase family protein, with the protein product MAPAAAVSAFALGLFAASIVAAIGGSKGTNAANPTPAVALIGSVFFDLSLVGAAVYFARLRGPLRASDFGYRRVSLRLAVGAFAAAGVIYYVVTALYATLIRLHGTEKLPSELGVGKSTAALVGAAVFVCVIAPIAEETFFRGFFFGALRRWRITLAGRDVGTLLAAVVTAIVFALAHIGSAPAQYLVPLGFLGFMLCLVRWRTRSLYPCIALHSVNNSLALGINELHWQAGDVFALIAGSLLVIGAVTGPLSVRRPAPAGA
- the pyrE gene encoding orotate phosphoribosyltransferase — translated: MTHAESVDAARAALVDQLREHALVIGKVVLTSGRTAEYLVDAKRAILRPEGFFALAALVADQARVWRATAVGGMTMGADPIACAALAGGAEVKAFFVRKEVKDHGLARRIEGPALAPRDRLMVVEDVVTTGGSTIRAVEAVREEGHTVCGVLAICDRLAGGAQTIERAAGAPFVALTTIDEIYPQRPDRGEGS